A region of Mycolicibacterium brumae DNA encodes the following proteins:
- a CDS encoding acetyltransferase yields MSARIVPLGLEGFEQLPKHARRCVFWEVDPQTIPADEHLSDPEFEKEAWLSMVMLEWGSCGHIAVPHGEAADGEAPPCTGYALYAPPYAVPRAQRFPTGPVSADAVLLTSMGVEPGQPEGLAEDLIVAVVTAAKRRGVRALEAFGRTAAATEIDPAGLTDADADAVLALGDCAFGHCMIGAEFLIGVGFTVVSPHPYFPRLRLELDRELGWKAEVEAALERLLDSARLEQPVGAAMAGATAGDRGTVRGE; encoded by the coding sequence GTGTCGGCTCGCATCGTTCCGTTGGGACTCGAGGGGTTCGAGCAGCTTCCCAAACACGCGCGGCGATGTGTCTTCTGGGAAGTCGACCCGCAGACCATCCCCGCCGATGAGCACCTCAGCGATCCGGAGTTCGAAAAGGAAGCCTGGCTCTCGATGGTCATGCTCGAGTGGGGCTCCTGCGGGCACATCGCCGTCCCGCACGGCGAGGCGGCCGACGGGGAAGCGCCGCCGTGCACCGGCTACGCGCTCTACGCCCCGCCCTATGCGGTGCCGCGCGCGCAACGATTCCCGACCGGACCGGTGAGCGCCGACGCGGTCCTGCTCACATCGATGGGTGTCGAGCCGGGCCAGCCCGAGGGGCTGGCCGAGGATCTGATCGTCGCCGTCGTCACCGCCGCCAAACGACGCGGGGTGCGGGCCCTGGAAGCGTTCGGGCGCACCGCCGCGGCCACCGAGATCGACCCGGCCGGACTGACCGACGCCGACGCCGACGCGGTGCTCGCGCTGGGGGACTGCGCCTTCGGCCACTGCATGATCGGCGCGGAGTTCCTCATCGGCGTGGGGTTCACCGTGGTGTCCCCACACCCGTACTTCCCGCGACTGCGCCTGGAGCTGGATAGGGAGCTGGGCTGGAAGGCCGAGGTCGAGGCCGCCCTGGAAAGGTTGCTGGACAGCGCGCGGCTGGAGCAGCCGGTCGGCGCGGCGATGGCAGGCGCCACGGCCGGTGACCGGGGGACGGTCAGGGGCGAGTGA
- a CDS encoding ParB/RepB/Spo0J family partition protein has protein sequence MSNPTRRKGGLGRGLASLIPTGPADGVESPTNGPRLGAAAADVVIGGPVAEAARLGAAAEAAEANDVGAVYRELDPATIRPNPKQPRQVFDDEALAELQHSIREFGVMQPIVVREIPAAEAATVPAPIRYEIVMGERRWRATQAVGLETIPAIVRETSDDSMLRDALLENIHRAQLNPLEEAAAYQQLLEEFEVTHEELASRIGRSRPVISNMIRLLRLPIPVQRRVAAGVVSAGHARALLALEAGPEAQEELAARIVAEGLSVRATEEAVTLANQAGPAAPPPKRRNPIHMPGLQDVAERLSGAFDTRVTVSLGKRKGKIVVEFGSVDDLQRIVELMDQTRQ, from the coding sequence ATGAGCAACCCAACACGACGCAAGGGCGGCCTGGGGCGGGGTCTGGCGTCGTTGATCCCGACCGGGCCGGCCGACGGCGTCGAATCACCGACGAACGGGCCCCGACTGGGCGCCGCGGCGGCCGATGTCGTCATCGGCGGGCCGGTCGCCGAAGCCGCCCGGTTGGGCGCCGCAGCCGAGGCCGCCGAAGCCAATGACGTCGGCGCGGTGTACCGGGAACTGGACCCGGCGACCATCCGGCCCAACCCCAAGCAGCCGCGACAGGTCTTCGACGACGAGGCATTGGCCGAACTGCAGCACTCCATCCGCGAGTTCGGCGTGATGCAGCCGATCGTCGTGCGGGAGATTCCGGCGGCCGAGGCGGCTACCGTCCCGGCGCCGATCCGGTACGAGATCGTGATGGGGGAGCGGCGCTGGCGCGCGACCCAGGCCGTCGGCCTGGAGACCATCCCGGCGATCGTCCGGGAGACCTCCGACGACAGCATGCTCCGCGACGCGCTGCTGGAGAACATTCATCGCGCCCAGCTCAACCCCCTCGAAGAGGCGGCGGCCTACCAGCAGCTGTTGGAGGAGTTCGAGGTCACCCACGAGGAACTCGCGTCCCGGATCGGTCGGTCCCGCCCCGTGATCAGCAATATGATCCGGCTGCTGCGACTGCCGATCCCGGTTCAGCGCCGGGTGGCCGCCGGCGTTGTCTCGGCCGGCCACGCCCGCGCCCTACTGGCGCTCGAGGCCGGGCCGGAGGCCCAGGAGGAGCTCGCCGCGCGGATCGTCGCCGAGGGTCTCTCGGTCCGGGCGACCGAAGAGGCCGTCACGTTGGCGAATCAGGCCGGTCCCGCCGCGCCGCCGCCGAAGCGCCGGAATCCCATTCACATGCCGGGGCTGCAGGACGTCGCCGAACGGTTGTCGGGCGCCTTCGACACCCGGGTCACCGTGAGCCTCGGTAAGCGCAAAGGCAAGATTGTCGTCGAGTTCGGTTCGGTCGACGATCTGCAACGGATCGTCGAACTGATGGACCAAACACGGCAATAA
- a CDS encoding ParA family protein, which yields MNAADSRPDQDGPENPANVSRETWTPEADLDTPIFAAASRATQVLHKNQRLPRPPHTRVFTVANQKGGVGKTTTAVNLAAALALHGLRTLVIDLDPQGNASTALGIDRRQAGTPSSYEVLLGEMPIREAIRQSPHNPNLFCVPATIDLAGAEIELVSMVARENRLKRAIDDLAGAEFDYVFIDCPPSLGLLTLNALVAAREVLIPIQCEYYALEGVSQLTNNINLVKAHLNPALDVSTVLLTMYDGRTKLADQVAMEVRRYFGDKVLKTMIPRSVKVSEAPGYSMTIIDYDPGSRGAMSYLDAGRELAERIGTEQGKGRA from the coding sequence ATGAACGCGGCGGACAGCCGACCAGACCAAGACGGTCCGGAGAACCCGGCGAATGTTTCACGTGAAACGTGGACCCCGGAGGCGGATTTGGACACCCCGATCTTCGCCGCGGCGTCACGGGCCACCCAGGTGTTGCACAAGAACCAGCGACTGCCGCGGCCGCCGCACACCCGCGTGTTCACCGTCGCGAATCAGAAGGGCGGGGTCGGCAAGACCACGACCGCGGTGAATCTGGCGGCCGCCCTGGCGCTGCACGGATTGCGGACGCTGGTGATCGATCTCGACCCACAGGGCAACGCCAGCACCGCGCTCGGCATCGACCGTCGCCAGGCCGGCACCCCGTCGTCGTACGAAGTGCTGCTCGGCGAGATGCCGATCCGCGAAGCGATCCGGCAGAGCCCGCACAATCCGAATCTGTTCTGCGTGCCGGCCACGATCGACCTGGCCGGGGCCGAGATCGAACTCGTCAGCATGGTGGCCCGGGAGAACCGGCTCAAGCGGGCGATCGACGACCTGGCCGGGGCGGAGTTCGACTACGTCTTCATCGACTGCCCGCCGTCGCTGGGGCTGCTCACCCTGAACGCCTTGGTGGCGGCGCGGGAAGTGCTCATCCCGATCCAGTGCGAGTACTACGCGCTGGAGGGCGTCTCCCAATTGACGAACAACATCAATCTGGTCAAGGCGCACTTGAACCCGGCGCTGGACGTCAGCACCGTGCTGCTGACCATGTATGACGGCCGCACCAAACTGGCCGACCAGGTGGCGATGGAAGTCCGGCGCTACTTCGGCGACAAGGTGCTCAAGACGATGATCCCGCGCAGTGTGAAGGTCTCTGAGGCGCCGGGCTACAGCATGACCATCATCGACTACGACCCCGGTTCCCGGGGGGCGATGAGTTATCTCGACGCCGGCCGCGAACTCGCCGAGCGGATCGGAACCGAGCAGGGAAAGGGACGGGCATGA
- the rsmG gene encoding 16S rRNA (guanine(527)-N(7))-methyltransferase RsmG: MKHDQTDAAGELFGERLPLAQRYAERLATDGVERGLIGPREADRLWDRHILNSAAIAELFEPDERVADVGSGAGLPGIPLAIARPDIAVVLIEPLARRTVFLEEVVAELGLNATVLRARAQEAVELADPFDAATSRAVASLDKLSGWCIPLLRGGGRMLAIKGERAVQEVDEHRSAMAAVGALDPTVIQCGTQYLDPPTTVVVARRGARKTAPNKRSRGTRRHR; the protein is encoded by the coding sequence GTGAAACATGATCAGACCGACGCCGCGGGGGAGCTCTTCGGGGAGCGGCTGCCGTTGGCCCAGCGGTACGCGGAGCGTTTGGCAACCGATGGTGTGGAGCGCGGCCTCATTGGTCCGCGCGAGGCGGACCGGCTTTGGGACCGTCACATTCTGAACAGCGCGGCGATTGCGGAGCTGTTCGAACCGGACGAACGGGTGGCGGATGTCGGGAGCGGCGCCGGCCTTCCGGGGATACCGCTGGCGATCGCCCGCCCGGATATCGCGGTGGTTCTGATCGAGCCGCTGGCGCGCCGAACGGTGTTCCTGGAAGAGGTTGTCGCGGAGCTCGGACTGAACGCCACCGTGCTGAGAGCTCGCGCGCAGGAGGCGGTCGAGCTCGCGGACCCATTTGACGCCGCGACTTCCCGTGCGGTGGCTTCCCTGGATAAACTCAGCGGCTGGTGCATCCCGCTGCTCCGTGGGGGCGGTCGGATGCTGGCCATCAAGGGGGAGCGGGCCGTGCAGGAGGTGGACGAGCATCGCTCCGCAATGGCGGCGGTCGGCGCACTCGATCCCACGGTCATTCAGTGCGGAACGCAATACCTAGACCCGCCGACCACGGTCGTGGTCGCTCGGCGAGGGGCCCGGAAGACGGCCCCGAATAAACGGTCCAGAGGGACGAGGAGACACCGATGA
- a CDS encoding protein jag, translating into MTDIETTEQGAETSEQAGEDKPAELEDRLVAEGEIAGDYLEELLDLLDFDGDIDLDVEGNRAVVSIDGGDDLVKLVGRKGEVLDALQELTRLAVHQKTGERSRLMLDVASWRRRRREELAALGEKLSHRVLETGERERLAPMTPFERKIVHDAVAGIDGVRSESEGVEPARRVVILAE; encoded by the coding sequence ATGACTGATATCGAGACCACCGAACAGGGTGCGGAGACCAGCGAGCAGGCGGGCGAGGACAAGCCCGCCGAGCTGGAGGACCGCCTGGTCGCCGAAGGCGAAATCGCCGGCGACTACCTGGAGGAGCTACTGGATCTGCTGGACTTCGACGGGGATATCGACCTCGACGTCGAGGGCAACCGCGCGGTCGTGAGCATCGACGGCGGCGACGATCTGGTGAAGCTGGTCGGGCGCAAGGGCGAGGTCCTCGACGCGCTGCAGGAGCTGACCCGGTTGGCGGTGCATCAGAAGACCGGCGAGCGCAGCCGGCTGATGCTCGATGTCGCGAGCTGGCGTCGTCGCCGGCGCGAGGAGTTGGCGGCGCTGGGCGAGAAGCTGTCCCATCGGGTGCTGGAGACCGGTGAGCGTGAGCGGCTCGCTCCGATGACGCCGTTTGAACGCAAGATCGTTCACGACGCCGTCGCCGGGATCGATGGCGTTCGAAGTGAGAGCGAAGGCGTTGAGCCCGCGCGCCGGGTCGTCATCCTCGCGGAGTGA
- the yidC gene encoding membrane protein insertase YidC — MSSFNFASLDYVYYPVSGIMWLWYKLFGFLLGPSNFFAWALAVVFLVFTLRALLYKPFVKQIRTTRQMQELQPQIKALQKKYGKDRQRMALEMQKLQREHNFNPLLGCLPMLAQVPVFIGLFHVLRSFNRTGGFGIGHLSLSVEENRSLPNYFFSAVDVGHFLDANFFGAPLGAYMTQTTGLEAFTQFGAFSRPALIAVGIPVMLAAGVATYFNSRASISRQSPEAAANPQTAIMNKLALYVFPLGVVVGGPFLPLAIILYWFANNVWTFGQQHYVFGKIEEEEEAKKQEQLARRSANAPAPGAKPKRARKNAAEDPAESSEAVEETTSTGTEAEPDGGAAAPPAAAPRPSNSVPRPGARPKKKKRKR; from the coding sequence ATGTCTAGTTTCAACTTCGCCAGTCTGGACTACGTGTATTACCCGGTCTCCGGGATCATGTGGCTCTGGTACAAGCTGTTCGGCTTCCTGCTGGGGCCGTCGAACTTCTTCGCCTGGGCGCTGGCGGTGGTCTTCCTGGTCTTCACCTTGCGTGCTCTGCTGTACAAGCCGTTCGTGAAGCAGATCCGGACCACCCGGCAGATGCAGGAGTTGCAGCCACAGATCAAGGCGCTGCAGAAGAAGTACGGCAAGGACCGCCAGCGGATGGCGCTGGAGATGCAGAAGCTGCAGCGCGAGCACAACTTCAATCCGCTGCTGGGCTGCTTGCCGATGCTGGCGCAGGTGCCGGTGTTCATCGGCCTGTTCCATGTGTTGCGCTCGTTCAACCGCACCGGTGGCTTCGGCATCGGGCACCTGAGCCTGTCGGTCGAAGAGAACCGCTCGCTGCCGAACTACTTCTTCAGCGCGGTCGACGTCGGGCACTTCCTGGACGCGAACTTCTTCGGCGCTCCGCTGGGCGCCTATATGACGCAGACCACCGGTCTGGAGGCCTTCACCCAGTTCGGCGCCTTCAGCCGTCCGGCGCTGATCGCGGTGGGCATCCCGGTCATGCTGGCCGCCGGCGTCGCGACCTACTTCAACAGCCGCGCGTCGATCAGCCGGCAGAGCCCCGAGGCTGCGGCCAATCCGCAGACCGCGATCATGAACAAGCTGGCGTTGTATGTGTTCCCGCTCGGCGTCGTGGTCGGCGGCCCGTTCCTGCCGCTGGCGATCATCCTGTACTGGTTCGCCAACAACGTCTGGACCTTCGGTCAGCAGCACTACGTGTTCGGCAAGATCGAAGAAGAAGAAGAGGCCAAGAAGCAGGAGCAGCTGGCTCGTCGTTCCGCCAACGCGCCCGCGCCCGGCGCCAAGCCCAAACGGGCCCGCAAGAATGCCGCGGAAGATCCCGCGGAGTCCTCGGAGGCGGTGGAGGAGACGACGTCGACCGGCACGGAGGCCGAGCCCGACGGGGGAGCCGCTGCCCCGCCCGCCGCTGCCCCGCGACCGTCGAACTCCGTTCCGCGCCCGGGCGCCAGACCGAAGAAGAAGAAACGCAAACGTTGA
- the yidD gene encoding membrane protein insertion efficiency factor YidD yields the protein MTDRVARGLIYLIQLYRHMVSPMRLPSCRFTPTCSQYAVEALTAHGLFRGAWLASIRLLKCGPWHRGGWDPIPPVAASHPEGHRCAGDRNEFHV from the coding sequence ATGACCGATCGAGTGGCGCGCGGCCTTATCTATCTCATCCAGCTCTACCGGCACATGGTGTCGCCGATGCGCTTGCCGAGTTGTCGATTCACGCCCACCTGTAGTCAGTACGCCGTCGAAGCGTTGACTGCGCACGGACTGTTCCGCGGCGCGTGGCTGGCGAGCATTCGTTTGTTGAAGTGCGGTCCATGGCACCGCGGTGGTTGGGATCCCATCCCACCGGTCGCGGCGTCCCATCCCGAGGGTCATCGGTGCGCCGGTGACAGGAACGAGTTCCATGTCTAG
- the rnpA gene encoding ribonuclease P protein component, whose translation MLPARHRMTRSTEFGRTVRSGKRTVQPDLVVYLHHGASIDSTETPGPRVGLIVGKSVGNAVVRHRVSRRVRHCVREFLDDLHPADNVVVRALPSSALAPSQDLSRQLGAGIARGCRR comes from the coding sequence GTGCTCCCAGCTCGGCACCGGATGACGAGATCCACGGAGTTCGGTCGCACCGTCCGCAGCGGTAAGCGGACAGTGCAACCCGATCTCGTGGTGTACCTCCATCACGGCGCCAGCATCGATTCAACCGAGACTCCCGGACCGAGAGTCGGCTTGATCGTCGGCAAGTCCGTCGGCAACGCCGTGGTGCGGCATCGGGTGTCGCGACGGGTGCGGCACTGCGTCCGCGAGTTCCTCGATGATCTGCACCCCGCGGACAATGTGGTGGTGCGCGCGCTGCCGAGTAGCGCGCTGGCCCCGTCACAGGATCTGAGTCGGCAACTGGGCGCCGGCATCGCGCGGGGTTGTCGGCGATGA
- the rpmH gene encoding 50S ribosomal protein L34, with product MAKGKRTFQPNNRRRARVHGFRLRMRTRAGRAIVSARRGKGRRSLTA from the coding sequence GTGGCCAAGGGCAAGCGGACCTTCCAGCCGAACAACCGGCGTCGTGCACGTGTGCACGGCTTCCGGCTGCGGATGCGCACGCGTGCCGGACGGGCCATCGTGTCCGCCCGGCGGGGCAAGGGCCGTCGTTCGCTGACTGCTTGA